In uncultured Propionivibrio sp., the sequence CGCACCGCCGCCTTGTATGACGTTCGCTACATGAAGCAGAAAGGCGACGGCAGCGGCCCGTATCCGGTCGACCACTCGTCCTTCACCTACCTCGTCGGGCCCGACGGCCGCCTCGCCGCCCGCCTCGCGCACGGCACGCCGCCCGAGGTGATCGTTGATAAAATCCGGGCTTTGCTCAAGCCCTGAGGAGTCTCATGCGCAAGCCACTCATCGGTGCCCTGCTGGCACTCGCAACAACCTATTCCCTGGCGGCCGACACCGCCGCGCTGCGCGTCGATGCCCCCTACCTCCGGCTGCCGCCGCCCGGCGCCGCGGCCACCGGCGCCTTCATGCGCATCGACAACGGCGGCAGCAGCCCGCGCCAACTGGTCCGCGCCGACAGCCCCGCCGCCGAAACCGTCGAACTGCACACCCACCTCAATGAAAACGGCATGATGAAGATGCGCGCCGTGCCGGC encodes:
- a CDS encoding copper chaperone PCu(A)C is translated as MRKPLIGALLALATTYSLAADTAALRVDAPYLRLPPPGAAATGAFMRIDNGGSSPRQLVRADSPAAETVELHTHLNENGMMKMRAVPAIPIPAGGSTELKPGSYHVMLIGMKQALKAGDSVPITLRFDDGTQLRIDAPVRPIHAEGMMHGGMKH